The window GCTGTAATGCTAGGTTAAtgaagcaccgcaggtgctgatgcctcggtggggATGTGCCAAACCTACATAACATAACCTACTAGCTATTACTAATACAAAGAAAAGATGAACAATTTTGCGCATGCagcagaatcacagggaaactcggAAAATGATCAACCTGATTGTTGCtgaaaaggatgccaaaagtctaaaattaatggctgctgtatcagtagagccttgcagctctcttctcactctagcttgcagctaccaatagctagcgttctagtgcgtGTTAACTCCATAGACAAGTTTTGCTccacactcttctgaaaaggctgcaatggcattccaagtacgcaaaactaggcataactcaagaaccaagcattatttcgCAAAtctacaaattaaaatccaagaaaacatgactagaagcctatagaactcttacttgcacttccagtgctcagtatatggcatggtTATggtcaaccgtttgctcattaattattcatgagctagatctagtgatcttttccagctagaatgagctggaagtccagctgaaacgcagtagtcatttcatggctcgaatagacatttttactataaagcttaggtacagtctactgtagcttcactataattatgcaggacGGGTATTTCGaaaaaaaggctactgaaagctcacaagaggctgttttccttggctctggccgccattttaagtggagttagtctacacattattattttgttggcctggaaagaaaaaaatgCTTCTACAtgccctccagaatggtaagaagcatcatataagaccaagaacacagagctagaagtgtttttggaagtttaaaatgactactagttttgtgttgtttctagtaacttgatgatcgctcagagcttccactggaaaatgttttgaaggctgatacttgtcatacaggatgATACACcgatatatttatcatgtgtgtgcttcaaatttttatcatggcatttatagtttcacaaaaatcattataagaaatcatgaattattcatgagcaaactgtttaccgcAACCTTAAAAGATATCtatttgggacttatgccccaacatcccacccaatactcagttggtcccttttataggctactacctttactgggaagaaaacctaaaaaatttactatggaattcagcaaaactaatgaatacactaaattccttcaaaacacatgtcttttattacgatttatatgaccagtcagacgagtttaacgtcattgggcaacaagttagttattgcaggcgccctcgtgcaacatgccatatattgcactggatgacataatgccctcggggcctgcggccctcaggcattatattgctccagtgcaatatatggcatgttgcactctggctgggcaataactaatacttgatcagctgtagcagtctacacacacacacacaaacacacattgccgtatacctcgcttgcgtatatgcgcaccaaggcataaaaAGAGGGCTATATTGTATGTGTGATATAGTCCCCATGCACTTCAAATTACCCATATGAGTAATGAACGTCACATTTTAGTAAGATTATGTGCCTGAGGTTTACtgtaagctacatgtagtccGTCTATAGGAATAAGATTGTAAATGCTTCGtgttcagcagtgagagaacaagaaataacccgtaattgatgtaattacaacGCCACCATAGTTTAGGCGCCAGCTGGGCTGAACACAATTTGGGGTTCTAAAAGATGCGCCTACCGTTGTtgcaattatttttttctggcgcttataaaaaggcttgtgtgagacatcaagacaatcatgCATCTTTGACCCTCACATTTCTAAACAGTTGTCTGATCCATAGCTACAGTCATGAATGTTGTTCACGAGTCAGTTCTCAAcggtacagctagctagcaagtgaaacttACCTAGACCACCCCATTTTCTCTATACTAGCTGtactatactagctgtagaacataagcgccaccataatttaggcgccagTTGGGCTGAATGCAATTTTTGGGGTTCTAAAAGATGCaccactcagaagtggaattaattttttctggtgctgtaattacataaATTACGGtacacacttataatcatACAATGTGTTTATCAGCCTTTTTTcatgttttctgatgctctatgatgctctgtatcactgTTTTTCGCTCTTTTGCAGTGAggctgagggtcaggaggttgtcagtgttcagtTTAGCAGTCATATTTAAGGGATAGTGTAGTGATAGTCAACTTGCATTTTGGTTTCCAAGCAATCCAGGCAATGCTGGCACAGACGAGTGATATgttcagtatccataggataatatcagAATATTAATGGGGATAGATTCTGGAGATAaataagcgcatgcgcactatcaccagTGCAATTTTCTCCTTCTGTTAGAATCGGCCTGGTATCTAGgctatctctttccttggcaatctgttgtagaaattacaacaatgggtaaggaatcgttatgatgaattagatgaagttgtatgtgagctcctccctgacaaacaaactgtagtctaggtaaccgccttatcagtcaagtaggctaaaaatctgtgtcctttgatgtaagctttgatgtctctttgtgcatatgtagttataaaaaaaaaaaaaaaaaaaaagaaacctttgactagccgaagagtagcagcagtagtagtagcagtgcaagcaggactagactagattaaaaagttggtggaaagaataactgaccgtttggacgtcacctggctgccagactttcatctggactcttccccctgagtagctggcctttctctaagccacaaaactgagcaagaagctgaagaagcagctagacagagacatgtacctagccttgagaattgggaggcgtggctcaactagttagcccagcccagaggaattgttaccgtgggtactgaacaaccgtagaagtagggctacccctggctttactgaattaactagctgtgtctgctgtctagttggaccagatttagctagataatggggtagagaatagttgagcggtgctgtgtgtagcttgaactgtactggctggcaagaatctagtaagcaccctatgcactgataactcgtcagaatggagggtatgttctagggatctggacagctgtacatccaaaggagccagggagtgccaatcatcttctcccagtctctgacacgctaaacaaaaggagctagaactgggagtcccagctagaattgctagccggatctagactaatagaatgacatggaggcgtggtgaggccggatccacactaattgatcgacctaaagacgctcctgttccagatttcacgaatggcaaggaaagggctatatatagccgTAAAAAGTTGGCAAGTGTTTTAATGTGGTGAATTGACGATTTACCGAAGATCGCCAAATTTAAACTGTCAAATGAAATCCGGTGAACGTAACGTCAGTGCTGTAGTAGCTACACCTgagacgccaaattaaaaatgtCAATTCGGCTCAAGCTCATTTACTAAATATAATTTTCctgttatatatatagcatacaCTATGAAATTGTGTAGCTTCTGTTTCAGATGTGAATATTTATTACACATGCAGCCACgggtgccacatgggatataacTATTGGCTCAGTGGGCTGCATGCACTGGAGAGACGTATTAACATTGCTTCAGTGCAAATAGTAGACATAGTAGTTTGCGCGCCGAGGGCCATTCAATAACTAATTTGTTGTATGACAAAATTAGAACCTGACTTGCAGTGTATTGTAAATAATAATACAGCATAGACCttgcatagaccttgcaaaCTGATACTAAATCATTCGCTGCATTATcacaaaaccaccatacatacaatgttgctGTGTAAACAAATAgtaatagatacatgtacataaaaagTGAGCAGTGATGGGAACTACAGACTATGGAAACTCATAGAATGGGGGAGAATTTGAAGTGGAGAATGGTCTACCAACGCCTTATGCTGAGACTTGCATGCTGTACGAAAAATTGTTATGCCTTGCTCGCTCACTGCAGTATACCAGTTTTGACCAACAAGTCTGAACAGGCTTCTCCAAAACAATTTTTTGTGATTTGTCAGTGTTTGAGGTCCTTTGCAGTACGAACAGTTTCTTCAGCCTGAAACTTCTTTAGACTGCATTCTATAAGCTATATCTGCTGGAATGCAAGTCCCAGCCAATTCTCCACTTACTTTAAATCTCAtcataatttgtatgtgagtttccCTACCACCAAAAGTTGATAAGAGCATTTATTATTGATACCACCTtgtagcggataattttcgagggtcTCGCAGATAAGCCATTTTTTGTGGAAATATTAGCCCTCAAAAAGTACCGTTATACAATAGAAGCCATCATTACTCAGGATTAAATATTGCAACATTTTATGGCATGGTGATTTTATGGTTTTgtggtagcctcgatcccagccgtctttctcaattgagagcggcctggaatcgaggctagttttgtggtaatgcagtgagctgatttagtattttgcaaagtctatgcaaacagctgtattcGGTTGCTATTGTTATTATGTTCTTGTGTAAACTGGAGTAGTGCTGTAATAATTTGATCTTTGCAGTGGTCAGGCAACAACAGCTGATAGTACCCCAACTGTTGCTACATGTAAAGACACAATGAAGAGTGTAACTTGCTACACAACTATGGCAACACAACAGGTAATTTATGCTAAAACAAAATGTTCATAGcccgtgcgttgagcttcTATTGTACAGTAGCAAAACGGATACGATAACTTTTTACCGTAATGACATTAACATtatggggaatgatcgtgaatcggGAATGATTGTTTATAGCAACGATTAGATCAATATTTTTTTTTCGCCTTCAaagatcgcctacaagtttcaactataaGCAGTTCTTTTTATCATTAGCAGTtgaagcagtccatgaaagtgtctagttcgctcaaacagctcattttgtgtccacacacacacacataccaacCCTGCTGTGCGCTGTGCACACACGgggtaattatgcctcggtgcgcatgcgcaagcgaggtatacggtagtgtgtgcgtgtgtgtgtgtgtgtgcgtgcgtgcgtgcgtgcgtgcgtgcgtgtgggCTGCtaaaggatcaatgaagtgcaagtataagcttctagtcatgttttcttggattttaattcgtggatttgcaaaataatgctttgttctcgagttatgcctagttttgcttacttggaatgccattgcagccttttcagaagagcacatagccaaacttgtttaccgagtgttgctactctacttagtagttagctctgcactagaatgctagctattggtagctggaagagtgagaagagtgctgcaaggctctgctgacttgcagccattacttgaacttttggcatcgatcgtttaacaacaatcattatCGATCATTACCAtgcactctttgagtttccctggattttgcatgcagtaaaattaatcatgacaatgtgtgtataaaagttagcttagtagctttatgttatgtagctttggcacctccaccgaggcatcagcacctgtggtgctttcattatgcctcggtgcgcatgcgcaagcgaggtatacggtagtgtgtttgtgtgtctgtgtgtgtagactatttcagctgctcaaagatcaatgaaatgcaagtaagagtttctataggcttcttgtCATGTTTTTTTGGCTTGCAATGGTTGGATTTGAaaaataaagctttgttctcgagttatgcctagttttgcttacttggaatgccatagtccgtagcaaaatgtgttcaccgagtgttgctactctacttagtagttagctctgcactactgagaacgctagctattggtacctgcagagtgagaagagagctgcaaggctctgctgacttgtcattaattttagacttgaacttttggcaccgatcgtttttaacaacaatcatggtcgatcattacccactatttgagtttcccgcATGAAGAAAAattattcatcatgataaattaatgtgtgtataaagctagctatatgttaTGTAgatttggcacctccaccgaggcatcagcacctgcagtgctttcattatattaTCTATTCAtaatgcatgcactcctgataatagcataaaagagagagagtatcgaaacGTAGCATATAATAGCCTTGCATCAGACGTGACTTCCTGCCTGAAACGCGTGATCAATTAATGACAATTTGGCAATAATTCTGCCTCGAGGCAAGTAGCGGCTCTGGGCACTGTTATTTATAGCAGGAGTTACATTACTACATCTGATGCAAAGCTATGCTATGTTCGATacactctctctcttttaatATGGACTCTTGATAAATAAATCCGTTCTATGGCTATATATTGTATAAGACCCTAGTAAAATGTCATGCATTGCATGCTTAATTTTTGCATGATACCCATTTTTCCCATTAGGAAATGGTTTGCTGGACCCAGTGGCTTAAGCAAAATATGGCGGAGGTGAAGCAAGGTAATCTACCACACTTACTACAAGACAGTCTACATCAACGCGATAAAAATTTCAATTGGACTGCAACTCATGCTTTTGCAGCAAGCTCAGAATACTTAGGTGTCAAAGTGATGAAATTGTTGCTGAAAAGTTTGGGAGAGGAACATCAACTTTTAATGAAGGATAAAGATGGAGATATTCCTATACAAAGTGCAATTCGCAGCAAGGCTCCAAAAGAAATAATTGAGCTATTCTTCATCATAGCAAATGAACTAAACGTGACAAATGATATGCTGTGTTCTCGTAACAGGAAAAATCAAACTCCGTTGTTGTCTGCATTTGATCACTCACACTGGGTTGCGGTAGATCTTCTACTCGATGTATGTGTCAAGTGCAACAAACTGCCTGAACTCACAGGAGTAAACGCACCATCTGGTCTGAAGTCCAACACCCTTCTCCACCGGGCATTTAAACGTGGAAATACAAAGTACTTTGATATCTTTCTCAGAGTATGCAATGCAAACGACATAGAGGGCGACCAGCTTACAGCAGCAGTTTTAATTCCCAACAAGAAAAGTGAGACTCCATGGTATTATGCATTTCATTTGAACAGTGACAAAATGTTTGAGAAAGTCTTGAAGATGGCAAAAAATAACCTTCCACTGACTTTTTTGTATACTGACCCCGATTCTAAATCTACCATGTTACACGAAGCACATCGTATGGGAAACGATCGACGTTGCCAATTACTGAAAGACAATGGTGCTATAGACACACCTGATAAGAATGGGTTACTCCCTATTGATAGGAACCGTAATATTGTGCAAGAAGATAACATGCCTAACATAGGTCCTGGTGAAGAAGGTGCAACGAGTGATACAAACTATTCTAGTGAAATTAACACTGAGGTAAGTTTATCAAGGTACCAATTCTTTTCTTAAGCTGAAATTCATCAATGTTACAGCTTCATATATCTGCTCCTGATATAATTAATggctgaaataattattgtaacataattcataattatatagggtgGGTCTACCAGTGGAAATGAAGACATGCCACAATCAGAGAGTGCCTCCTTTAGTTTATCAAGCCAGTCAAGCTACACTGGATCTGTCTGTTACGGGGAACCTGAGCAGTGTGCTAATTAGATCATTCATGAGTACCCCAAATGATACTGTTTATGTCTGTCACCCCCTTCATCATTCAGATACTGTATATCAATTATAATAGTATAGATACGTGACGTTATAGTATTACAACTGCAGCTGATGTATAAATTGTACGTACAAAAACAACACGGAAGAAAAACTAAATTATCAAGATCAAGAAAATAGATGAATGATTGAGACAGAAACAAGAAGATAAATAAAAATGGTTGTTGAGTGCCATGACAGAGTGTTAGTGCTATAGAACAGTTGAGAGAGCGACGGGTTCTTCGAATTGAGAgtagatgtacatgtcatAGTTCTGGAAGTCCAACAGATTCTgcaatggtgtgtgtgtagagcaCACAGGTGATCAAATATATAGAGCCATGGAGACAAACAATAGAGTtagatgtacatgcatatagcaTAGTAATAGGAAGCTCACAAAACAACGTGACAATATAGTACCACTGAGTGAGCTGATGAACTCACCACTTTAGAATTGGCCAGGTCTTCGAGCTTCTCATGGATGACAGAGAAGTGTGGGCGATCCACTGGATTCCTCCTCCAACAATCCAGCATGAGTTCGTGGCTGTAGGGGAAATAATACAGCCTTAGATAGTGATCAAGCTCTAACAACAGGTATAGGTACATGTGGGTTGCCAAAACAATTTGTGTGGTGGTGTGTACACACAGTAGGTACGGTAAGTACACTCACATTTCTTGGGCGCAGTGCTGAGGACAAGGCATTCTCATTCCGTTCATGAGTTGCGAGTAGAGGTCCTCAGGCTGAATCTCTCCATAGGgggtaccccccacagtcaccAGCTCCCACAGTGCCACACCAAACGACCACCTGCAAAACATTGAGCATGGGTCACAATTGATCTACGTACTTGCCATTGCATGCTAATAATATTTGcaggacatgcatgcacatattaAGTGTATATCTACTACAATGTAGGTATCTCTGACTTACACATCGCTGTATGTAGTGGCAGTCTGATCAAAGAGGGTTTCTGGGGCTAGCCACTTCATGATGTAGTCTCTGCTCTCAAAGGTCATGTCGAAGGAGCCCACATTGTAGATCTTGATGCTCATGTTGGCGCCAACCAGGACATTCTTGGCACAGAGGGCACGGTGGACCAACTGCAGTGAGGAATGTAACAAATGAACACACTGTGCTGTGTGGCATGATTACTACTCCTAACAGGCCATGgctatgcataattatgtgatctgAAAGACCAAATACTAACTACAAGTACAGTTTACCTTTCTATCAGCGAGGTATCTCATGCCATTAGCGATCTTGGCACCAATGTTGAGGAGGTCCCTAGGATAGAGGTTGATAGCTGGGGCCTGGTATCCAAGGCCGGGGGAAACTGTGTATCGTCCGTTGTGACCACGGGATGTCCTCAGGAAACCCAGCAAGTCACCGTGACACATGTACTCCATCACCATGTACATAGGCTCTGTAAGGGAAAGGGGGAAGCAGTCAGTGAGTGATCTTGTGGGTGGCTTGTAGAAGACTACTCAAGTTACAAAGTCATTCCAACACACACTTCTTCTACAATACCAAGGAGGATACTTATTACACCTCACTGAATAGAATCAAAGCTATTGGCTTCCAGGCACTCAAAGCTAAAATAAACTATTTCATAAGTACAATAGGacagaccatgcatgcacacatgcacagtactCACTTCCAACAGTACAGACTCTCAGCATTGAAACAATGTTCTCGTGAGGCCCAATACTGGACAACATCTCCATCTCAGCCACTAGAGCTTTCACATCGTCCTCGGTGGCATCcactgcacacaacacaaccacAAGTGAAAGCTTGGTACATTTATGTATACAACCACAAATTAATAGGCAATTTGAATCACTACATGAATGTATGAAGTGGAACCTAACAATTATAGTTAAGGAAATGCCCAGCTGCACTGTGGGTTCTAGTGTGCCCACAGTTCAGGGCCATGCCAAATGTGGGCATACCTCTGACTGACTTGATGGCCACATCAACAGGTTTCTCCTTGATGCCAGTTGCCAGCCCTTTGTAGAGTACCGTGAACTGACCCTCACACAGAGGGTCGCACAGCTTGATGTTCTCACGAGGAAACTCCCACTTGGGGTCGATATTGGCAAGGAACTGGTCGGAAGTGGGACTGCTCATACCAGGAGAGGCGGGATAGCCAGAGCTGGGACGAAGTGTGAGCGCTGTGTACTCATTTTTAGGGGCACCATCAGTTTTGACGTCCTCTCTGCTCCAAGTTTGTTGCTGACTCTGTAGCTGACGTCTGTGTGGGTGTTGGAATAATAAGTATGTAAACGTGCACGCTGGTGTGCATGTAAGAGTGGGCAACCACTTACAATTAGGCATATCCTAGAGACTAAACAATGCCCAATTGAATTAACCCACCTAGATACCAACATCCCCTGTTTATAGCAAttaaagtgcatgcatgattactAATTAGGGATGAGAGCCTACCTGTGTGGATAGTAGAAGCATAGGCAGAATATTCCCACTGCAGTACCGATGGCAAGCAGCACAGCCACTCCAGCACCAGCTCCCACAGCAATAGCAACAACATGAGTGTCCTCATCTGGATAACAAATGAGAGATATTGTATTTGCACAGGCCATTACACTTTGCTGTGAACGTCCATAAATTTACAAGATACAGTAATTTTGACTACAAGCTTTATCGTTGGAAATAGCAATTTGTTTTCTGCCGTGTTTAAACGTCCAAACTCTCATGGTGACAACTGATATGCATAGAGAGGGCCACTCACCAACAGTGAATTTTTTCCTTGCACTCTCCGGCCCCTGCACGGTGTTGTCTCCAACCACAGATACAGGAGTGACAGTGAGCTGAAAGCTGCCAGGGTTGAGGTTGGTCAGAGGGTAGGAGTACATCACACCATCGGTAGTGAGAGTGGAACTGTTTTCCTCTCTTTGCATAACCACAACATCTTCATCCTCTCTGTAATAAGTAGAGAGAGCATTAGCTTTTTTTGTTGAAGGTAAACCGTGAAAAAAAGTAAGCGTCTATATTTATCCACTTTCACAAACCTGTATAACAGGATCATGTGCTTCTGAATGGGCTCCACTGAGTTGCCGGGCTGTTGCCAAGTGACTGTTCTCTGACGACTACTACTTGTTCCCACTATAAGAAGATTTGTAACAGGAGCTGGTGGGCCTGTGAAAGAAAAACAATGCTTATGACAAGCACATCTTCTAATGACGAACAAAGTAAATGCGGAAATATTGGTCATTGCACAACAACTGTTTACAAAACAGAAGTTGTAATGCAACACTGTTGTTGTCTAGCTATGCCCACAGAGTACATACCAAAGAGAATAATAACTTTGGGGGTACTGCCACGAGAGTTGTTGGCCACACAGGTGTACCCTCCAGTGAAGTTGCTTGTGAGGGCATTGATAGTCAGTGTACTGGACATTGTGTCAGACGAGATGCTGAATTTGCTGTTTGGAGTGATGACACGATTCTAGGTGGAAAATGAGAAAAACATTTCTTAATATTTATATAGATGTATCCTGAACATTTAAGCAAACTACAGGAGGGAGTAGGATTGAAAACCGCCTACACTAAGACATTAAAACTACAACATGACAGATTAGCTACCTGTATATCTCTCCAGAAAAATTCAACAGAGTCTTCTTGTGCTTCAGGTTGAATGGAGCAGGTGAGAGGGACAGCTTCCCCATAGGCTGACACCTGCACATCCATTAGCTCCACCACAGGACGGTCAGGACCTGCAGGAAAGACAGAGACTTTCAACCAATGACACCAAAATTGTATTGTCCTGCTTTTTAAAATATCAAAACTGCATTATTTAATGGGAACACCTATTGTTTTTGTATTCTATTATCTTCAGTCGTTTTTTGTGCCATTTAGACATAACTATTGTTGGCTGTCCATGTTTGTGGCATTGACGAGAGGCAGATGTGCTTTTGATGCCAATCTAATTGAGCAATTGAGTTGTAATTACCGAGTGGGCACTTGGTctacacatgcagtaattaCATGCACTTAAACACAATGCTTGTAACACTTATTAATTGCATACAAATTGCCGTGCTTTCAGGGAACTGTTAGTTTGCAAGTATCATTTCCACATGCAGCAACAATATATTAGTGTGAAGCTACAAACTTTCATTGGTTGCATAAACAAGCACATTCTCAATTTGAATTCCTTCGCGTGGGAAAATATTTGCCCTATCAATGGTGCTACCCACACAGTATCTCGATCAACTGGTATTCTAATCCGTTAGTCACCCAGGTAACAGATAACCTATTTCATTCCATTCTGATCTGGCTGTGTGCGCTATGGCCTCCTAATGCCGTGTGTGTTGAGCCAACATCACAATGACTTATAGCCCTTTTAACAGGAGAGCACAACAACACACCCATGCAGTTACAGGTGTTGCTAAATAAATAGGTCACCCAGGAAGTTGTTGTGGTTTGCACAGTATAGGAATATGAGATTCATGAGTTACAATATTCACGGTTCCTGGTGCTCATGACAACAACATTTCCCAACCTGAATGCTATTGACACCTTAGGGAGTGTCCAGCTGTACTGTCAATTAACTATC of the Halichondria panicea chromosome 2, odHalPani1.1, whole genome shotgun sequence genome contains:
- the LOC135331837 gene encoding fibroblast growth factor receptor 3-like translates to MPRILALLTVFIAAVAANVCDENMFVSHPISVEARLGDFVNFTCDISTDTYLHRTFRHYMANGAFLELNDIRDRNDMFYRRAVGASNVANTLMIEGVQSYHAGQYQCFATSDGNNCLTFFSLNATLTIIGEPVISSATEFSGFTTEDLSVTLSITGTDPTVQVYREGVLLVNGPRIEFSFANTQFEMIISDLKQSDAGEYIIKASNDFAKAETTITVIPIGPDRPVVELMDVQVSAYGEAVPLTCSIQPEAQEDSVEFFWRDIQNRVITPNSKFSISSDTMSSTLTINALTSNFTGGYTCVANNSRGSTPKVIILFGPPAPVTNLLIVGTSSSRQRTVTWQQPGNSVEPIQKHMILLYREDEDVVVMQREENSSTLTTDGVMYSYPLTNLNPGSFQLTVTPVSVVGDNTVQGPESARKKFTVDEDTHVVAIAVGAGAGVAVLLAIGTAVGIFCLCFYYPHRRQLQSQQQTWSREDVKTDGAPKNEYTALTLRPSSGYPASPGMSSPTSDQFLANIDPKWEFPRENIKLCDPLCEGQFTVLYKGLATGIKEKPVDVAIKSVRVDATEDDVKALVAEMEMLSSIGPHENIVSMLRVCTVGKPMYMVMEYMCHGDLLGFLRTSRGHNGRYTVSPGLGYQAPAINLYPRDLLNIGAKIANGMRYLADRKLVHRALCAKNVLVGANMSIKIYNVGSFDMTFESRDYIMKWLAPETLFDQTATTYSDVWSFGVALWELVTVGGTPYGEIQPEDLYSQLMNGMRMPCPQHCAQEIHELMLDCWRRNPVDRPHFSVIHEKLEDLANSKVNLLDFQNYDMYIYSQFEEPVALSTVL